The following is a genomic window from Chryseobacterium ginsenosidimutans.
AGTTGTCTATGACATAGCCGGTAAAATAATAAAGTCTCACAAAGTGGATTCGAATCGTGGAAATATAGATGTTTCGACTTTGGATAAAGGGATGTATATTATTTCCGGAAAAACCGACATTGGAACCGATACGTTTAAAATAATCAAGAATTAAATTTACTTTTAATTATAATTACTGAGCACTTCATTATGAGGTGCTTTTTATATAAATGACATTAATTTAAAAAAAGCTTAAAATTTGCTTGAAATCATATATGATTAAACGTTTACATTTTTTAAATTCGTATTAAAATTAAAATAGTATGACTTTTGGAATTGAAGCAGCAAGCTTTTATGTACCTTCTTTATATGTAGAAATTAAAGATTTGGCAACGAAAAGAGGAATAGAACCAGCAAAACTGGAGAAAGGATTAGGTTTGCATAAAATGGGATTTCCCGATGTACATGAAGATGCAGCGACATTTGCAGCAGAAGCTTTATTAAAATTAATAAAAGACTACAATCTCAATCCAAAAGAAATAGCAAGAATTTATCTGGGGACGGAAAGCGCATTGGATGCCGCAAAACCCACGGCTTCTTACGCCATGCAGATGGTGGAGAAAGTCTTAGAGGTAGAATTTGGTGAAAGATGTTTCAGAAACTGTGATGTTGTAGATCTTACTTTTGCCTGTATCGGAGCGGTGGATGCACTTCACAATTCACTGGATTTTGTAAGAGTAAATCCGGAAAAAAAAGCCGTTGTCATTGCGAGTGATTATGCAAAATACGAACTGGCTTCTTCGGGAGAATATACGCAAGGCGGTGGCGCAGTTGCAGTTTTGGTTTCTTCAAAACCTGATCTTATTGAAATTGAAAATAATTGGGGGGTTGCTACAGAAAGTGTTTTTGATTTTTTCAAGCCGAGACGCCATTTTAAGAAAGAAGATTTAACAAATGCTCCCGAAAATTTCCCTGAAAAGATTGAGGTTTTTACAGATGAACCGGTTTTTGACGGACAATATTCCAATCAGTGTTATCAGGATAGAATCAGGGAAGCTTACCATCAT
Proteins encoded in this region:
- a CDS encoding hydroxymethylglutaryl-CoA synthase family protein — its product is MTFGIEAASFYVPSLYVEIKDLATKRGIEPAKLEKGLGLHKMGFPDVHEDAATFAAEALLKLIKDYNLNPKEIARIYLGTESALDAAKPTASYAMQMVEKVLEVEFGERCFRNCDVVDLTFACIGAVDALHNSLDFVRVNPEKKAVVIASDYAKYELASSGEYTQGGGAVAVLVSSKPDLIEIENNWGVATESVFDFFKPRRHFKKEDLTNAPENFPEKIEVFTDEPVFDGQYSNQCYQDRIREAYHHYKEITGKNKPYEAWKYLIFHLPYAFHGKRVFTEIYSLENELSYGTQEEQKAVAKSEDYIQFINDKIEKSQRASSEIGNMYTASIFMALLSALQTSFNENEELAGQEIGFLGYGSGSKSKVFAGKVSENWKTVAKKWNLFEDLKNRTAIDFDTYEKLHRKQLENSVNNNYKGFGLKSVELENPVLKGARYYHYQG